ACTCCCCAAGGTAGCCTGCACCTGGTCGTAACATCCCACTCCATTAATAGAGCCGTGACACTGATCCTGAATTAGAATGTTTCCATTCTTCCGCAGACATGAGTTGTATTCTCTTAGAAGATATGACAAATCGTCATCGCTGTGAAATGATCAATCACAGAGGCCTGACGTGAAATGATACACAAAAAGAAATCACTATTAAATAAACTGCAGGCTGCGATAGTGATGAATCTGTACCTCACTGGGAGCAGTTCTCATGTTTGCTTCAGGCTAGggatatgtaataaaatagaaaCCGTTCATACTACAGGGTATGGTGGCACCTTAACAAGGCTGCagtaataatttaaacatattcCTGCAGTAATACTTCATATTGAGTATTCCAGCTAAACAGAGCTTGCATGTATTACGCCTTCTCACAAAGAGTAAGCATGCTAATTGTACTTGGGAGAATGCAACTCCTATGACCTTTAGCCACCCAGCCATTTGTGCAAAAGATAATAAGACCTATAGATCCAGATGCAGCGTAACTAACTTTGTCCAGAAGATGCTGAGactcaaaatacttttttcattttgcttttataACTCAGATTATCAAACAATGGTCTCTCCGGACCAAGCATTTACAACTCAACTTCTGTGACGCAGGCTGCTTCTTAGTCTAGATAAGACTAACACTATCTTCTAAACACACTTTAATTAACCGCATCGATTCATGCAACCATGGTCAACCTATGggaaaaaataatctttaagTGTATATATCATACAAGTTAGGACTCTTTATGCTGGTCAGCAATACAAATGCATAGGCACACAAAGGTGTTATATCTAACCGTCTCGCAAGTACACAAATATCCAATGGGAAATCCAGCACTACATTTAACACAGAAATTGTCACATATTATATGTATCATACATTTCCCATACCTTATCATGTCTATTCCCCCCCAGTGCCAAAAAGACCCTCAGCTGGTTGACAAGATTATGAAGGATCTTGACTCCAACAAGGACAATGAAGTGGACTTCAATGAATTTGTGGTCCTGGTGGCAGCTCTAACAGTGGCTTGCAATGACTTCTTCGAGGAGCAGCTAAGGAAAAAGGGCAAATAGGTGCGGCTAAGTAGTTACGGAGATAAATCCCGCGGGCAGTGATTGTCAAAATGTAACTAACAAAAACATCAGCATTATTACTATGTATCGCATCTTGTCGGCAGTTACTAATCAATAAAGAATATAAACGGTTATTTGCTTCGTTCCGGTTATTTTCTACCTTATGTTGCGCACGTTTTCTGGAGCTTGCGATTGCTGAGTTTATTATAGGAAGTGGCTCCGATGAATAATTCATACTAGAGGAGTTAAATCTAATGATGGGCACCCTGGAGACCAATTATCAAGAGTCCGTGAGCACAGATGCGTCGGTGATGCAACCATTACTCTTGCAAAGCGTCCCTTGCCTTAGTGCAATGCGACACCTGTAAGGCAGTGAATGGGTGTCTTATTtatcaaatacatattaatagcCAGATGCAATCACTTCACTACAACTTCCAGAAGCTTTAAATAGCATCTGTTGTTAAAAAGGTCTACGACAACATTGCTGCCTTGGGTCGACAATTTAAAGCCTTAACACTAGTCAATAATTGCACCTTGTGTGTGTTAATGCAATAGGCTATTAAGGGAACGTTGGATGGGATGGAGTTAGTCTGCTGCCACTTGTCAAAGTAGATTCGTCAACAGTAATaccgaaaaaaagaaaaccttttttgaAGCAATTACACGATCatattattaagtatttttcttgggtttttgttttgttttttttacacatactgGTATtcatcatatttattatattcgCTGGTGGCGCtccaggttttttcttttaaaaagttttgtGCGGGACAAAAACAGAATGGACTGGGGTGGTggtaaaagatacattttgtacctgcaggggcgta
The DNA window shown above is from Spea bombifrons isolate aSpeBom1 chromosome 1, aSpeBom1.2.pri, whole genome shotgun sequence and carries:
- the S100Z gene encoding protein S100-Z, which translates into the protein MPTQLEGAMDTMIRIFHHYSGKEGDKYKLNKGELKQLLQSELTDFLACQKDPQLVDKIMKDLDSNKDNEVDFNEFVVLVAALTVACNDFFEEQLRKKGK